A portion of the Streptomyces sp. NBC_00376 genome contains these proteins:
- a CDS encoding NADH-quinone oxidoreductase subunit G yields the protein MTVTTSAPSGGGEAAIPPEDLVTLTIDGIEISVPKGTLVIRAAELLGIEIPRFCDHPLLDPVGACRQCIVEVEGQRKPMASCTITCTDGMVVRSQLTSPVAEKAQKGVMELLLINHPLDCPVCDKGGECPLQNQAMSHGDADSRFDGKKRTYEKPVPISTQVLLDRERCVLCARCTRFSNQVAGDPMIELIERGALQQVGTGEGDPFESYFSGNTIQICPVGALTSAAYRFRSRPFDLVSSPSVCEHCAGGCATRTDHRRGKVMRRLAANDPEVNEEWVCDKGRFGFRYAQQRDRLTTPLVRNADGVLEPAGWPEALAAAAAGLSAARGRTGVLTGGRLTVEDAYAYSKFARIALDTNDIDFRARVHSSEEADFLAARVAGRGRDLDGAGVTYTSLEKAPTVLLVGFESEEEAPGVFLRLRKANRKHGQRTYAVASHATRGLEKAGGTLLAAAPGTETEWLDAIAGGVGLDGDGAAAAEALRSEGAVIVVGERLAGVPGGLTAAVRTATATGAALVWIPRRAGERGAVEAGALPSLLPGGRPATDPRARDEVAAAWGVAELPSRFGRDTGQIVEAAATGELGALVVAGVQTVDLPNPARALEALDQVGFLVSLEQRPNEVTDRADVVFPVAAVAEKSGTFLNWEGRARMFEAALKPEQMTRTLAPGDARVLHMLADEMARAGGADVVSHFALPDLKSVRRELDRLGGWTGTHATDPNEPARPLPRPGDGEAILAGHRMLLDLGRLQEGDEALAGTRHAVVARLSAATAAETGVKDGDLLAVTGPAGSVAFPLKVTDMPDRVVWVPLNSAGRGVPADTGARPGGLVRIGPAAPGTPDVTPEVGA from the coding sequence ATGACAGTCACCACGAGTGCGCCCTCCGGGGGCGGCGAGGCGGCCATCCCGCCCGAGGACCTGGTCACGCTGACCATCGACGGCATCGAGATCAGCGTGCCCAAGGGCACCCTGGTCATCCGGGCCGCCGAACTCCTCGGCATCGAGATCCCGCGCTTCTGCGACCACCCGCTCCTCGACCCGGTCGGCGCCTGCCGCCAGTGCATCGTCGAGGTCGAGGGCCAGCGCAAGCCGATGGCGTCCTGCACCATCACCTGCACCGACGGCATGGTCGTCAGGTCGCAGCTCACCTCGCCGGTCGCCGAGAAGGCCCAGAAGGGTGTGATGGAGCTGCTGCTCATCAACCACCCGCTGGACTGCCCGGTCTGCGACAAGGGCGGCGAGTGCCCGCTCCAGAACCAGGCGATGTCGCACGGCGACGCGGACTCCCGCTTCGACGGCAAGAAGCGGACGTACGAGAAGCCCGTCCCGATCTCCACCCAGGTGCTGCTGGACCGTGAGCGGTGCGTGCTCTGCGCGCGCTGCACCCGGTTCTCCAACCAGGTGGCGGGCGACCCGATGATCGAGCTGATCGAGCGCGGCGCGCTCCAGCAGGTCGGTACCGGCGAGGGCGACCCGTTCGAGTCGTACTTCTCCGGGAACACCATCCAGATCTGCCCGGTCGGGGCGCTGACCTCGGCGGCGTACCGATTCCGCTCCCGTCCCTTCGACCTGGTCTCCTCGCCGTCGGTCTGCGAGCACTGCGCGGGCGGCTGCGCGACCCGCACCGACCACCGGCGCGGCAAGGTCATGCGGCGGCTCGCCGCCAACGACCCCGAGGTCAACGAGGAGTGGGTCTGCGACAAGGGCCGCTTCGGCTTCCGCTACGCGCAGCAGCGGGACCGGCTCACCACTCCGCTGGTACGCAACGCGGACGGCGTCCTGGAACCCGCGGGCTGGCCCGAGGCGCTGGCCGCCGCGGCCGCCGGCCTCTCCGCCGCGCGCGGCCGGACCGGGGTGCTCACCGGCGGCCGGCTGACCGTCGAGGACGCCTACGCGTACAGCAAGTTCGCCCGGATCGCGCTGGACACCAACGACATCGACTTCCGGGCCCGGGTCCACAGCAGCGAGGAGGCCGACTTCCTGGCCGCCCGCGTGGCCGGGCGCGGCCGGGACCTGGACGGCGCGGGTGTCACGTACACCTCGCTGGAGAAGGCCCCGACGGTGCTGCTGGTCGGGTTCGAATCGGAGGAGGAGGCGCCCGGCGTCTTCCTGCGGCTGCGCAAGGCGAACCGCAAGCACGGACAGCGCACCTACGCCGTCGCCTCGCACGCCACCCGGGGCCTGGAGAAGGCGGGCGGCACGCTGCTGGCCGCCGCTCCCGGCACCGAGACCGAGTGGCTGGACGCGATCGCGGGCGGCGTCGGACTCGACGGCGACGGAGCCGCGGCTGCCGAGGCGCTGCGGAGCGAGGGCGCCGTGATCGTGGTCGGCGAGCGGCTGGCCGGGGTGCCGGGCGGGCTCACCGCCGCGGTACGGACGGCGACCGCGACCGGGGCCGCGCTGGTGTGGATCCCGCGCAGGGCCGGCGAGCGCGGCGCGGTGGAGGCGGGCGCGCTCCCGTCGCTGCTGCCCGGCGGCCGTCCGGCGACCGACCCGCGGGCCAGGGACGAGGTGGCGGCCGCCTGGGGCGTCGCCGAACTCCCGTCCCGCTTCGGCCGCGACACCGGCCAGATCGTCGAGGCCGCGGCCACCGGCGAACTGGGCGCGCTGGTCGTCGCCGGGGTCCAGACCGTGGACCTGCCGAACCCGGCACGGGCCCTGGAGGCGCTGGACCAGGTCGGCTTCCTGGTCTCCCTGGAGCAGCGGCCGAACGAGGTCACCGACCGCGCCGACGTGGTCTTCCCGGTTGCCGCGGTGGCCGAGAAGTCCGGGACGTTCCTTAATTGGGAGGGCCGGGCGCGGATGTTCGAGGCGGCGCTGAAGCCCGAGCAGATGACGCGCACGCTCGCGCCGGGCGACGCCCGGGTGCTGCACATGCTGGCCGACGAGATGGCCCGCGCCGGAGGCGCTGATGTGGTCAGTCACTTCGCGCTGCCGGACCTGAAGTCCGTACGCCGTGAGCTGGACCGGCTCGGCGGCTGGACCGGTACGCACGCCACCGACCCGAACGAGCCGGCGCGGCCGCTGCCCAGGCCCGGCGACGGCGAGGCGATCCTCGCGGGCCACCGGATGCTGCTCGACCTGGGCCGGCTCCAGGAGGGCGACGAGGCGCTGGCCGGTACCCGGCACGCCGTGGTCGCCCGGCTCTCCGCGGCCACCGCCGCCGAGACGGGTGTGAAGGACGGCGATCTGCTGGCCGTCACCGGCCCGGCGGGCAGCGTCGCATTCCCGTTGAAGGTCACCGACATGCCGGACCGGGTGGTCTGGGTGCCGCTGAACTCCGCCGGGCGGGGCGTTCCGGCCGACACCGGTGCCCGGCCCGGCGGTCTGGTCCGGATCGGTCCCGCCGCACCGGGTACTCCCGACGTCACACCGGAGGTGGGGGCGTGA
- the nuoE gene encoding NADH-quinone oxidoreductase subunit NuoE, with translation MPQLPAPAYPAEVRARLEADAKEVIARYPGSRSALLPLLHLVQSEEGYVSRTGMAFCAELLGLTTAEVTAVATFYTMYRRRPSGDYQVGVCTNTLCAVMGGDAIFDRLKEHLGVGNDETTEDGKITLEHIECNAACDFAPVVMVNWEFFDNQTPESATRLVDDLIAGRTVEPTRGAPLCSYKETARILAGFPDERPGAVEASGGAGPASLIGLRLAKGEEPHPRVVAPRGERPHGDSGHTAPQDPDQPTGPTAEEGE, from the coding sequence ATGCCGCAGCTCCCCGCCCCCGCCTACCCGGCCGAGGTGCGCGCCAGGCTCGAAGCGGACGCGAAGGAGGTGATCGCCCGCTACCCCGGCAGCCGCTCCGCCCTGCTGCCCCTGCTGCACCTGGTGCAGTCCGAGGAGGGCTACGTCTCCCGTACGGGCATGGCGTTCTGCGCCGAGCTGCTCGGCCTCACCACCGCCGAGGTCACCGCGGTCGCCACCTTCTACACGATGTACCGGCGCAGGCCCAGCGGCGACTACCAGGTCGGCGTCTGCACCAACACGCTCTGCGCGGTGATGGGCGGCGACGCGATCTTCGACCGGCTCAAGGAGCACCTCGGCGTCGGCAACGACGAGACGACCGAGGACGGAAAGATCACGCTCGAACACATCGAGTGCAACGCGGCCTGCGACTTCGCCCCCGTGGTGATGGTCAACTGGGAGTTCTTCGACAACCAGACGCCCGAGAGCGCGACCCGCCTGGTCGACGACCTGATCGCCGGGCGCACCGTCGAACCCACCCGCGGCGCCCCGCTCTGCTCGTACAAGGAGACCGCCCGCATCCTGGCCGGCTTCCCCGACGAGCGCCCCGGCGCCGTCGAGGCGTCCGGCGGCGCGGGCCCCGCCTCGCTGATCGGCCTCCGCCTCGCCAAGGGCGAGGAGCCGCACCCGCGCGTCGTCGCCCCTCGCGGCGAGCGCCCGCACGGCGATTCCGGCCACACCGCCCCGCAGGACCCGGACCAGCCGACCGGCCCGACCGCCGAGGAGGGGGAGTGA
- the nuoK gene encoding NADH-quinone oxidoreductase subunit NuoK has translation MNPVNYLYLAALLFTIGAAGVLIRRNAIVVFMCVELMLNACNLAFVTFSRMHGNLDGQIIAFFTMVVAAAEVVVGLAIIVSVFRSRHSASVDDASLMKL, from the coding sequence GTGAATCCGGTCAACTACCTCTATCTCGCAGCCCTGTTGTTCACCATCGGCGCGGCCGGGGTGCTGATCCGGCGGAACGCGATCGTGGTGTTCATGTGCGTGGAGCTGATGCTCAACGCCTGCAACCTCGCGTTCGTGACCTTCTCCCGGATGCACGGCAATCTCGACGGCCAGATCATCGCCTTCTTCACGATGGTCGTCGCCGCCGCCGAGGTCGTGGTCGGGCTCGCGATCATCGTGTCGGTGTTCCGTTCCCGCCACTCGGCCTCGGTCGACGACGCCAGCCTGATGAAGCTGTAA
- the nuoH gene encoding NADH-quinone oxidoreductase subunit NuoH, with protein MSAFAQLAAAPHGAVLAAEDLSMFGTDPWWLVVIKAVFCFAFLMVTVLFSIVWERKVVAWMQLRIGPNRHGPWGMLQSLADGIKLMLKEDLVVKRADKVVYVLAPIVAAIPAFMAIAVIPFGPSGNEVSIFGHRTTMQLTDLPIAMLYILAVASVGIYGIVLAGWSSGSTYPLLGGLRSCAQMISYEIAMGAAFASVFLYSGSMSTSKIVEAQQDRWFILLLPVSFIIYIVTMVGETNRAPFDMPESEGDLVGGFNTEYSSIKFAMFMLAEYVNMVTVSAVATTLFLGGWRAPWPISTFWEGANHGWWPMLWFVLKVQLLLFFFIWLRGTLPRVRYDQLMKLGWKVLIPVSVVWLMLVATVRALRNEGYDFTRIVLYVAGAVIAILLISFVADIFRDKKGRAAETEAGPKPPFDPMAGGFPVPPLPGQTLPPVPRRRPRGERELVVSGGSDTQSDGNSSDGKEADGV; from the coding sequence GTGAGTGCCTTCGCTCAACTGGCCGCGGCACCGCACGGTGCGGTGCTCGCCGCCGAGGATCTGTCGATGTTCGGCACCGACCCGTGGTGGCTCGTCGTCATCAAGGCGGTGTTCTGCTTCGCGTTCCTGATGGTGACCGTGCTCTTCTCCATCGTGTGGGAGCGCAAGGTCGTCGCCTGGATGCAGCTGCGCATCGGCCCCAACCGGCACGGTCCCTGGGGCATGCTCCAGTCGCTCGCCGACGGCATCAAGCTGATGCTGAAGGAGGACCTGGTCGTCAAGCGGGCCGACAAGGTCGTGTACGTGCTCGCGCCGATCGTCGCCGCCATCCCGGCGTTCATGGCGATCGCCGTGATCCCGTTCGGCCCGTCCGGCAACGAGGTCTCGATCTTCGGGCACCGCACCACGATGCAGCTCACCGACCTGCCGATCGCGATGCTCTACATCCTCGCCGTCGCCTCGGTCGGGATCTACGGCATCGTGCTGGCCGGCTGGTCGTCCGGGTCGACGTACCCGCTCCTGGGCGGTCTGCGCTCCTGCGCGCAGATGATCAGCTACGAGATCGCGATGGGCGCCGCGTTCGCCTCGGTCTTCCTCTACTCCGGGTCGATGTCGACCTCGAAGATCGTGGAGGCGCAGCAGGACCGCTGGTTCATCCTGCTGCTGCCGGTCTCGTTCATCATCTACATCGTCACGATGGTCGGCGAGACCAACCGCGCCCCGTTCGACATGCCGGAGTCCGAGGGCGACCTGGTCGGCGGCTTCAACACCGAGTACTCGTCGATCAAGTTCGCGATGTTCATGCTCGCCGAGTACGTCAACATGGTCACCGTCTCGGCGGTCGCCACGACCCTGTTCCTGGGCGGCTGGCGGGCCCCGTGGCCGATCAGCACCTTCTGGGAGGGCGCGAACCACGGCTGGTGGCCGATGCTCTGGTTCGTCCTCAAGGTCCAGCTGCTGCTGTTCTTCTTCATCTGGCTGCGCGGCACGCTGCCCCGGGTCCGTTACGACCAGCTGATGAAACTCGGCTGGAAGGTCCTGATCCCGGTCTCCGTGGTCTGGCTGATGCTGGTCGCGACGGTGCGGGCGCTGCGCAACGAGGGCTACGACTTCACGAGGATCGTGCTGTACGTGGCCGGGGCCGTGATCGCGATCCTGCTGATCTCCTTCGTCGCCGACATCTTCCGCGACAAGAAGGGCCGGGCCGCCGAGACGGAGGCCGGACCGAAGCCGCCGTTCGACCCGATGGCGGGCGGGTTCCCGGTGCCGCCGCTGCCCGGACAGACCCTGCCGCCGGTGCCGCGCCGCAGGCCGCGGGGCGAGCGGGAGCTCGTTGTCAGTGGCGGGTCGGATACTCAGAGTGACGGAAATTCGAGTGACGGAAAGGAGGCTGACGGTGTCTGA
- the nuoF gene encoding NADH-quinone oxidoreductase subunit NuoF yields the protein MTLTTEINDNGSGNGDSPEKLLAPVLSAFWDEPESWTLDTYHRHEGYEGLRKALAMAPDDLIAYVKDSGLRGRGGAGFPTGMKWQFIPQGDGKPHYLVVNADESEPGTCKDIPLLFANPHSLIEGIVIACYAIRSSHAFIYLRGEVVPVLRRLHEAVREAYEAGYLGTNILGSGLDLELTVHAGAGAYICGEETALLDSLEGRRGQPRLRPPFPAVAGLYACPTVVNNVESIASVPAILNRGKDWFKSMGSEKSPGFTLYSLSGHVAGPGQYEAPLGITLRQLLDMSGGMRPGHRLKFWTPGGSSTPMFTDEHLDVPLDYEGVGAAGSMLGTKALQCFDETTCVVRAVTRWTEFYAHESCGKCTPCREGTYWLVQLLRDIEAGKGQMSDLDKLNDIADNINGKSFCALGDGAASPIFSSLKYFREEYEQHITGKGCPFDPARSTVWADDKNAHQGVNA from the coding sequence ATGACGTTGACGACCGAGATCAACGACAACGGAAGCGGCAACGGGGACAGCCCCGAGAAGCTGCTCGCCCCCGTCCTCTCCGCCTTCTGGGACGAGCCGGAATCCTGGACCCTGGACACCTACCACCGCCACGAGGGATACGAGGGACTGCGCAAGGCCCTCGCCATGGCGCCGGACGACCTGATCGCCTACGTCAAGGACTCCGGTCTGCGCGGCCGCGGCGGCGCGGGCTTCCCCACCGGGATGAAGTGGCAGTTCATCCCGCAGGGCGACGGCAAACCGCACTATCTGGTCGTCAACGCCGACGAATCGGAACCGGGCACCTGCAAGGACATCCCGCTCCTGTTCGCCAACCCGCACAGCCTCATCGAGGGCATCGTGATCGCCTGTTACGCGATCCGTTCGTCGCACGCGTTCATCTACTTGCGCGGTGAGGTCGTCCCCGTGCTGCGACGTCTGCACGAGGCCGTACGAGAGGCGTACGAGGCGGGTTATCTGGGGACGAACATCCTGGGCTCAGGGCTCGATCTGGAACTCACGGTGCACGCCGGTGCCGGCGCGTACATCTGTGGTGAGGAAACCGCGCTGCTCGACTCTCTCGAAGGACGGCGTGGCCAGCCCCGGCTGCGACCTCCCTTCCCCGCGGTCGCCGGTCTGTACGCCTGCCCCACTGTGGTGAACAACGTCGAGTCCATCGCCTCGGTTCCCGCGATCCTGAACCGGGGCAAGGACTGGTTCAAGTCGATGGGCAGCGAGAAGTCCCCGGGCTTCACGCTGTACTCGCTCAGCGGGCACGTCGCGGGCCCCGGCCAGTACGAGGCCCCGCTCGGCATCACGCTGCGCCAGCTGCTCGACATGAGCGGCGGGATGCGCCCCGGCCACCGGCTGAAGTTCTGGACGCCGGGCGGCTCGTCGACCCCGATGTTCACCGACGAGCACCTCGACGTACCGCTCGACTACGAGGGCGTCGGCGCCGCCGGATCCATGCTCGGCACCAAGGCGCTCCAGTGCTTCGACGAGACCACCTGCGTGGTGCGGGCCGTCACCCGCTGGACCGAGTTCTACGCCCACGAGTCCTGCGGCAAGTGCACGCCCTGCCGCGAAGGCACCTACTGGCTCGTCCAGTTGCTCCGCGACATCGAGGCCGGCAAGGGCCAGATGTCCGACCTCGACAAGCTGAACGACATCGCCGACAACATCAACGGCAAGTCCTTCTGCGCCCTCGGCGACGGCGCCGCCTCGCCGATCTTCTCCTCGCTGAAGTACTTCCGCGAGGAGTACGAGCAGCACATCACGGGCAAGGGCTGCCCCTTCGATCCCGCCAGGTCGACCGTCTGGGCCGACGACAAGAACGCTCACCAGGGGGTGAACGCATGA
- the nuoI gene encoding NADH-quinone oxidoreductase subunit NuoI, with protein sequence MSESPESSGTSGASGSSGSSEEKFQNPVAGFGVTFKAMFKKRLTEQYPETPKVTAPRFHGRHQLNRHPDGLEKCIGCELCAWACPADAIYVEGADNTDEERYSPGERYGRVYQINYARCILCGLCIEACPTRALTMTNEFELANTTRESLIYTKDELLAGLEEGMVDTPHAIFPGMDEQDYYRGLVTEAAPGTEPQVAISKGEKPADGHSENNGSAQGVGA encoded by the coding sequence GTGTCTGAGTCACCAGAGTCCTCGGGGACGTCGGGAGCCTCGGGATCCTCGGGGTCCTCGGAGGAGAAGTTCCAGAACCCCGTCGCCGGCTTCGGCGTGACCTTCAAGGCCATGTTCAAGAAGCGGCTGACCGAGCAGTATCCGGAAACGCCGAAGGTGACGGCGCCGCGCTTCCACGGCCGGCACCAGCTCAACCGTCACCCGGACGGTCTGGAGAAGTGCATCGGCTGCGAGCTGTGCGCCTGGGCCTGCCCGGCGGACGCGATCTACGTCGAGGGCGCGGACAACACCGACGAGGAGCGCTACTCCCCGGGTGAGCGCTACGGCCGCGTCTACCAGATCAATTACGCGCGCTGCATTCTCTGCGGACTGTGCATCGAGGCCTGCCCGACCCGGGCGCTGACGATGACCAATGAGTTCGAGCTCGCCAACACCACCCGCGAGAGCCTCATCTACACCAAGGACGAGCTGCTCGCGGGCCTGGAGGAGGGCATGGTCGACACCCCGCACGCGATCTTCCCCGGGATGGACGAACAGGACTACTACCGGGGTCTCGTCACCGAGGCCGCACCCGGTACGGAGCCCCAGGTCGCCATCTCCAAGGGCGAGAAGCCGGCCGACGGGCACAGCGAGAACAACGGCTCGGCGCAGGGGGTGGGCGCATGA
- the nuoL gene encoding NADH-quinone oxidoreductase subunit L, with translation MENLIALLVAAPLLGAAVLLCGGRRLDRAGHWIGTLLAAASFVIGVVLFLDMLGKGAEDRALHQKLFSWIPVEGFQADVAFQLDQLSMTFVLLITGVGTLIHIYSIGYMAHDERRRRFFGYLNLFLAAMLILVIADNYLLLYVGWEGVGLASYLLIGFWQHKPSAATAAKKAFLVNRVGDMGLSIAIMLMFTTFGTFAFGPVLEATGETSEGKLTAIGLMLLLAACGKSAQVPLQSWLGDAMEGPTPVSALIHAATMVTAGVYLIVRSGAIFNAAPDAQLVVVVVGAVTLLFGAIVGCAKDDIKKALAGSTMSQIGYMILAAGLGPIGYVFAIMHLVTHGFFKAGLFLGAGSVMHGMNDEVDMRKFGGLRKYMPVTFITFGLGYLAIIGFPGLSGFFSKDKIIEAAFAKGGTEGWILGSVALLGAAITAFYMTRVMLLTFFGEKRWQPDAEGHEPHPHESPKSMTIPMIVLAFGSVFAGGFFSIGDRFLNWLEPVTGHSHGHAPVSATTVTAATMVVLVIGVAIAWSMYGRKPVPVVAPRGSLLTRAARRDLLQDDFNHVVLVRGGEHLTRSLVYVDHTLVDGVVNGTAASMGGLSGRLRKLQNGYARTYAVSMFGGTAVLIAATLLMRAV, from the coding sequence GTGGAGAACCTGATCGCGCTGCTTGTCGCGGCGCCCCTGCTCGGAGCGGCGGTCCTGCTCTGCGGCGGCCGACGGCTGGACCGCGCCGGACACTGGATCGGCACCCTGCTCGCAGCCGCGTCGTTCGTCATCGGCGTCGTGCTCTTCCTCGACATGCTGGGGAAGGGCGCGGAGGACCGGGCGCTGCACCAGAAGCTGTTCAGCTGGATCCCGGTCGAGGGCTTCCAGGCCGATGTGGCCTTCCAGCTCGACCAGTTGTCGATGACGTTCGTGCTGCTGATCACCGGTGTGGGCACCCTGATCCACATCTACTCGATCGGCTACATGGCGCACGACGAGCGCCGGCGCCGCTTCTTCGGCTATCTGAACCTGTTCCTCGCGGCGATGCTGATCCTGGTCATCGCCGACAACTACCTGCTGCTGTACGTCGGGTGGGAGGGCGTCGGTCTGGCGTCGTACCTGCTCATCGGCTTCTGGCAGCACAAGCCCAGCGCGGCCACGGCCGCCAAGAAGGCGTTCCTGGTCAACCGCGTCGGTGACATGGGCCTGTCGATCGCGATCATGCTGATGTTCACCACCTTCGGCACCTTCGCCTTCGGCCCCGTCCTCGAAGCCACCGGGGAGACCAGCGAGGGCAAGCTGACGGCGATCGGCCTGATGCTGCTGCTCGCGGCCTGCGGCAAGTCGGCCCAGGTGCCGCTGCAGTCCTGGCTCGGTGACGCGATGGAGGGCCCGACCCCGGTCTCGGCCCTCATCCACGCCGCGACCATGGTGACCGCGGGCGTCTACCTCATCGTCCGGTCCGGCGCGATCTTCAACGCCGCGCCGGACGCGCAGCTGGTCGTCGTGGTCGTCGGAGCGGTCACGCTGCTCTTCGGTGCGATCGTCGGTTGCGCGAAGGACGACATCAAGAAGGCCCTCGCCGGGTCGACGATGTCGCAGATCGGCTACATGATCCTGGCCGCCGGGCTCGGCCCGATCGGCTATGTCTTCGCGATCATGCACCTGGTGACCCACGGCTTCTTCAAGGCCGGGCTCTTTCTCGGCGCCGGTTCGGTCATGCACGGCATGAACGACGAGGTCGACATGCGGAAGTTCGGCGGCCTGCGGAAGTACATGCCGGTCACCTTCATCACCTTCGGTCTCGGCTATCTCGCGATCATCGGCTTCCCCGGTCTGTCCGGCTTCTTCTCCAAGGACAAGATCATCGAGGCGGCCTTCGCCAAGGGCGGCACCGAGGGCTGGATCCTCGGCTCGGTGGCCCTGCTGGGCGCCGCGATCACCGCGTTCTACATGACACGCGTGATGCTGCTGACGTTCTTCGGAGAGAAGCGCTGGCAGCCCGACGCGGAGGGCCACGAGCCGCATCCGCACGAGTCCCCGAAGTCGATGACCATCCCCATGATCGTCCTCGCGTTCGGTTCGGTCTTCGCCGGAGGCTTCTTCTCCATCGGCGACCGCTTCCTGAACTGGCTGGAGCCGGTCACCGGCCACAGCCACGGACACGCCCCGGTCAGCGCCACGACCGTCACCGCCGCCACCATGGTGGTGCTGGTCATCGGCGTCGCCATCGCCTGGTCGATGTACGGACGCAAGCCCGTACCGGTCGTCGCCCCGCGCGGCTCGCTGCTCACCCGGGCCGCCCGACGCGACCTTCTCCAGGACGACTTCAACCACGTGGTCCTGGTCCGCGGCGGCGAGCACCTCACCCGCTCCCTGGTGTACGTCGACCACACCCTGGTCGACGGCGTCGTCAACGGCACGGCGGCCTCGATGGGCGGGCTCTCCGGCCGGCTGCGCAAGCTGCAGAACGGCTACGCCCGCACCTACGCGGTCTCGATGTTCGGCGGTACGGCGGTTCTCATCGCCGCGACCCTGCTGATGAGGGCGGTCTGA
- a CDS encoding NADH-quinone oxidoreductase subunit J produces the protein MTGLAAAASQTSTGEAVQFWLLGIVAVMGALSTVLMKKAVHSALSLAGTMIVLAVFYLANGAYFLGIVQIVVYTGAIMMLFLFVVMLVGVTAADSLKETLKGQRWLAAGCGLGFGVLLIAGIGNASLNSFNGLGTANTEHGGNVEGLASLIFTKYVFAFEITGALLITATVGAMVLTHRERTERAKTQREMSEERVRGKQLPPLPAPGVYARHNAVDIPGLLPDGTPSELTVMQTLRNRGQIRDVSNESLDQLKALEQRSEERLGRDNEEEEVAK, from the coding sequence ATGACCGGCCTGGCCGCCGCGGCCTCCCAGACCTCGACCGGTGAGGCCGTCCAGTTCTGGCTGCTCGGCATCGTCGCCGTGATGGGCGCGCTGTCCACCGTACTGATGAAGAAGGCCGTGCACAGCGCGCTGAGCCTCGCCGGGACCATGATCGTCCTGGCGGTGTTCTACCTCGCCAACGGCGCCTATTTCCTCGGCATCGTCCAGATCGTCGTCTACACCGGCGCGATCATGATGCTGTTCCTCTTCGTGGTCATGCTCGTCGGTGTCACCGCGGCCGACTCGCTGAAGGAGACCCTCAAGGGGCAGCGCTGGCTGGCCGCGGGCTGCGGGCTCGGCTTCGGCGTCCTGCTGATCGCGGGCATCGGCAACGCCTCGCTGAACAGCTTCAACGGACTCGGCACCGCCAACACCGAGCACGGCGGGAACGTCGAGGGGCTGGCCAGCCTCATCTTCACCAAGTACGTCTTCGCCTTCGAGATCACCGGCGCCCTGCTGATCACGGCGACGGTCGGCGCGATGGTGCTCACCCACCGGGAGCGCACCGAACGGGCCAAAACCCAGCGGGAGATGTCCGAGGAGCGCGTACGCGGCAAGCAGCTTCCGCCGCTGCCCGCCCCCGGTGTCTACGCCCGGCACAACGCCGTGGACATCCCGGGTCTGCTCCCGGACGGCACGCCTTCCGAGCTCACCGTCATGCAGACGCTGCGCAACCGAGGCCAGATCCGCGACGTGTCGAACGAGTCGCTGGACCAGCTCAAGGCGCTGGAGCAGCGCTCCGAGGAACGGCTCGGCCGTGACAACGAAGAAGAGGAGGTCGCCAAGTGA